The genomic region CCTCTCTATGAGATCTTTTTCctactttatttcaaatttgatGTCCAAATTTCTTAGAATCACAGATTGCTGTAGCTAGGTTATATTCTTCCTTATCCACCCTAGTGACACATTTGTTTTGTCCTCCCATTACCTCCCTAGATTTGTCTGTGCTGCTTTCTtgcttttctttttcttcaaagtGTTCTCATTCCTATCCTTGTTTTACTCACACCCACCATTTAGACAGATGCCAGCATCATCAATAACATGGCAGAGATTCCCTGTCTTGTGGAGCCAGATAGCTCCACTTCTCAATTATCTGAAATTCACTTCATGACGGGTCTATGGGTTCTACAGGTTCCTTCCGAAAATGTCTACCTTAGGTTCTGGTCCCCATCACTTTTTGCCAGCTTTCTTTCATCCTCTGTGGGATCCTTTCTCTCTCAGCTGTCTTGCTGAGGCCATTCAAGGCCTTCTATGCAAAGGAGCTATTGAGCAGGTGGTTCCCATCCACCTTGGTTTTTATTCTAATCTCTTTGTGGTCCTCAAAAAGAGATCAATTATAGATCTGTTCAGCTACATTTCTTCACTATGGAATCTCATCCCTTATTTTCGTGGGTGTTTTCTCCGGGACTCTGGATGATTAAATTCAATGTAATGGATGCCTATCTTCACATTCTCATTGCTCTAGAGtcatgttgttttctttattctgttCACGAGGGTCAAGTATTCCAGTTAAGGGTACTGCTGTTCAGTCTCTCTTCAGCTTCTTATGTGTTTTGTCTAGTAGTTTGCTCATTTGAAGGGTCTTTGCAATCATCATTACATGGAAGACTGGCTTCTGCTTCCATATTCCTATTTGTAATCAAACAGTTTGCCCATTTTATGTTACCCTTCTAATTCCAGAGCAAAGGGCATACATATTCCAGATGTAGTATTGTACTCCACAGGTTTCCTTCATTCTGGACAGttggtttatgtttgttttgtttttttgtgcatTTATGCTAACCCTCCACTTTTGCAATGTGGAATTCTGTTCTTTTATGTGAAAAGAGGCAAATCCGTTTTAGAAGTTAGCATTTTTTTATATGCTTGAAAGGTATTTCCAATAAGTACTTATCTTCTCTCAGACTTTTCTTCCCCACAAAACCAGTGGTTTTATTCTAGTACTTTCTACTTCTTGAAAGTGAGTATTGAGCAGAAATAACAGAAAGAGTTAGTTGTGCCATTACACGTTGTGCAATATTATTGGTGGAGAGTGTTCTGGGGGGAATTTAAAGACTGGTGTACTGGTTGCTAAAATTCTTTTAGCAATGCTAAAACAGAGTGGTCAACAATTGAGATAAATTTTTATGTGATAGAagataagtacctatcagaaatgcatttttagtgtaagaaaatgttaacttcagttCTAACTGAAGCTACCCAAGAATGGTAAGAAAAGACTAGAGGTGCTATTGGTACACAATGTTCATTCAACTAGCAGGTGAGATGGTGTTAGAGGTAGGTCTACCTGAattaaagtttacatttttaaggttaaaattaatgtaaaacagtCCCTACTACTTAGCTCTTACAGTTTTCCTACTCATCTACCTACAGCAGGATATGTGGTTTTcattgtgactgtaatgtaacaTTCTGAACTATATTAGGAAAGCAAAGTTTGTGTAAAATCTCTTAGCATGAGTACATTTAGTTATTTAGGGAAGTAgagaattatttcattttaatacaaaatatttattttgtttaaatcttgtttattttaacagtaaatagCAGTAACTTATGTTAgtacttttacaatatttgaatataaagtaaaaaaaaagtttaaatatatcacTGATTTCTTTCTTCTGAATTCTTTTTCTCAGGTGCTCTATACCCCTGACAGTGtagaaaaacatagaaaaatgGATCTTGCTTCTAAGCAAGACCAACAGATAAGACAGCAAACAGTGCAAATGGACTTTACCTTAGGTTTACCGGCTACAATATCTTTACCTGATGGTGAAAAGTTTCAATACAATGGTTTAAAGTCTGTTCATGTGCAGGATTCCATTCAAGACAATGAAATACTTAGGAGCTGGATAAAACCACCGCCTAACAAAACAgtatcaaaaaatgaaaatcttcCTCCCTATCAGTCAAACTCTTTTAGTCTCTTGTCAAAGCCAGTAGTCGTGCAGACTCCAAATATTAGTTCCCTAGTCATACATTCAAACAGTGGTCATGTGAATGTTAATGCTGATATTCCCAGTGATCACTGTAATTACATACGAGAACCTTGTAATCTTATGCTCCTTTCTCATATTGAGATACCCAGTATTGTGTCTGCCAGAGACACTTCAAGTAGTGGTCAGGATGGTAGGTCAATTTCTGAAAGAGAACAGTCATTTTTAAAAGCAGTTGACTCGCCTCCATTCTGTTGTGATTTTACTTGCAATCAAGATCATTTTACTGATACAACCAGTGGAGTCTGACCACAGTCTCTTCAATAATAAGGAAATTTTCCTGTGGAAGAAATGTGATATGTATCTTTAAGTACCACACTTGGAGAGTAATGCCTAATAGAAATCAAGGAGAACTGCTCCTAAAGGACGAGAATCAGATCTGGTGTATTGCTGATGACTTCATCTGGTGATGGCCTATTCTAAGAGTGCCTCAGATAAAGTTGTGAATTATTTGGTTATTcaatttccctttttttttttgctactgGCATTTTATAACCAGTATATTGTATGTTTGacacatataaatatgtatagatatattagttgttttgttttatctgatAAATGGAAAATCTTTCAACTTCAGCTTAAAACAttcattctgttttgtttttttttaacttgttgtgCTGGGGTGCCCTAACCACTTAGTTACAAATTATGTGCTTTCAAGTATAAAAGTAAGTGTAGATATCTGTCAGTTGTAAATGACTATCACAAGTACTTTTCTGATATGTCAGATTTtgttattaagaaattaaataaagtgAGTTCTGTTTTGACAAGAAGCATGAAGTAAAAGATGTGTAAAAAGACCTGCGTTATCATAAACTACTGCAGGAATTGGTGCTATATGTTGTTAAGGAATATgaagtttatttgaaaaaaaacatcttaaaccaAAAGTTTTAGTTAGTTCTTGGTGTATGGTACTGaattgtgttgttgttatttttaaaaatgaagtgCCCTTTTCATGCTCACATCTTATCGCTTATAGACTTTGAAGAgc from Tachypleus tridentatus isolate NWPU-2018 chromosome 1, ASM421037v1, whole genome shotgun sequence harbors:
- the LOC143249524 gene encoding uncharacterized protein LOC143249524, which produces MCHIPGDLCLMSGHFPTPVVMTEIFTLNVTTSTRSNLYHINDSLIFKIHPASPKVSTLQVVIIVIAVVLMLGFITCVLSHYKMGAWSWQEGWGRPPLSPLEPQGFFQGRSTQNLSPVEYNYAPASHSSVLYTPDSVEKHRKMDLASKQDQQIRQQTVQMDFTLGLPATISLPDGEKFQYNGLKSVHVQDSIQDNEILRSWIKPPPNKTVSKNENLPPYQSNSFSLLSKPVVVQTPNISSLVIHSNSGHVNVNADIPSDHCNYIREPCNLMLLSHIEIPSIVSARDTSSSGQDGRSISEREQSFLKAVDSPPFCCDFTCNQDHFTDTTSGV